The sequence below is a genomic window from Sphingomonas crusticola.
CGGTGCCGAATTTCGGCGTGCAGGAATATATGCGCCACACGGCCGAGACCGACGAAGTCTTCCCACACGCCTACAGCTTCAGCGATGGCCTGATGCATCCCGGCGACAAGCCCGGACTCGGCGTCGATCTCGACGAGGTGCTGGCCGCCAAATATCCCTATAAGCGCGCCTTCCTGCCGGTTAACCGGCTTGAGGACGGGACATTGTTCAACTGGTAGGCGACTGAATGGGCGGCCCGATTCACCGGGCCGCCCCCATTACGGAGACTTGATAATGGCGAAGCTCGCGCTTCACCCGGACCGCTTATTCCCGGCCGACGAGCGCACCCGCGCGATCGCGCGCGCGCTTTATGCGCCGATCAAGGACCTGCCGATCGTCAGCCCGCACGGCCACACCGATCCGTCCTGGTTCGCCACTGATCTGCCCTTCGCCAATCCGGCCGAATTGCTGATCGTGCCCGACCATTATGTCTTCCGCATGCTCTATTCGCAGGGCGTGCCGCTGGAGCAATTGGGCGTGCCGACGATCGACGGCAGTCCGACTGCCAGCGATCCGCGTGCCATCTGGAAATTGTTCGCGGACCATTATTACCTGTTCCGCGGCACGCCCTCGCGCGCCTGGCTCGATTGGGTGTTCGTGGAGGTGTTCGGCCTCGACGTGCGGCTCGAGCCCGCCACCGCCGATCTTTATTACGACACGATCGATGCGGCGCTGAAGACACCCGCCTTCCGCCCGCGCGCGTTGTACGAGCGGTTCAATATCGAGATCATCGCCACCACCGAAAGCCCGCTCGACCGGCTCGAGCATCACAAGGCCATCCGCGACAGCGGCTGGAAGGGCAGGGTGGTCACCGCCTATCGGCCCGATCCGGTGATCGATCCCGAGACGATCGGGTTCGCCGACAATCTCGCCCGCTTCGCCGCGCTGGCGGGCGAGGACGTCTCGACCTGGGCGGGCTATTTGCGCGCGCACGAAAATCGCCGCGCCTTCTTTCGCGAGGCCGGTGCCACCTCGACCGATCACGGCCACCCGACCGCCTTCACCGCCGATCTTTCGCCGGCCGAGTGCGAGGCGCTCTATGCGCGCGTCCATGCCGGCAATGCCAGCCTCGCCGATGCCGAGCTGTTCCGCGGCCAGATGCTCACCGAAATGGCGCGCATGTCGACCGAGGACGGGATGGTGATGCAGCTGCATCCCGGAGCCTATCGCAGCCATAATCCGAGGGTCGCCGCGCGCTTCGGCCGCGACAAGGGCGCCGACATTCCGGTCCAGACCGAGTTCGTGCGCAACCTGAAGCCGTTGCTCGACCGCTTCGGCAACGATCCCCGACTGACGCTGATCCTGTTCACGCTCGACGAGGATACGTACAGCCGCGAACTGGCGCCGCTCGCCGGCCATTATCCGGTGCTGCGGCTCGGCCCGCCCTGGTGGTTCCATGACTCGCCCGAGGGCATGCGCCGTTTCCGCGAGCGGGCGACCGAGACGGGCGGCTTCTACAATACGGTCGGCTTCAACGACGACACGCGCGCTTTCCTGTCGATCCCCGCGCGGCACGATGTCGCGCGGCGGATGGATTGCGCGTTCCTCGCGCGCCTCGTCGCCGAACATCGGCTGGAGGAAGATGAGGCGCACCAGGTCGCGCACGCGCTCGCTTACGACCTCGTCAAGGCGGCGTACAAATTGTGAGGCGGCTCGACGAGGCTGCCTTATCCTCCCTGCCGGCGTCGGTCGCACGGCCGCTCTATGATCGGCGCGCCGTCAGGACCGGTATCGTCCATCTCGGCCTGGGCGCGTTCCACAAGGCGCATCAGGCGGTTTATTACGAGGCGGCGCTCAACAGCGGCGACCTGCGCTGGGGCGTGCTCGGAGCGTCGCTGCGCTCGCGCGCAGTGCGCGATCAGCTCGCGCCGCAGGGCAATCTCTATACGGTGACCGCGCGCGAGGGGGCGGACGCGCGCACCCAGCTGATCGGCGCATTGCGCGGCGTATTGGTGGCGCCGGAAGATCCGACAGCGCTCGTCAGCGCGATGGCGGCGGCGGATACCCATCTCGTGACCCTGACCGTGACCGAGAAAGGCTATAAGCTCGATCCGGCCACCGGTGCCCTGATCCGCGACGATCCCGATCTCGCGGCGGACCTCGCCTCGCTCGCTGCTCCCAGGACGGCACCGGGCCTGATCGTCGCGGCGCTGGCGCAACGTCGCGCGGCCCGCCTCAAGCCGTTCACGACCGTCTCGTGCGACAATTTGCCGCACAATGGGAAGCGGCTGCGCGATGCCGTCTTCGCCCTGGCGGCCCATCATGACCGGGCGCTGCGCGACTGGATCGAGACGCATGGCGCCTTTCCCGAAACGATGGTCGACCGCATCGTTCCGGCGACCGAGGAAGCCGACATCGACGCCCTCGACGGACGTATCGGCGTCGCCGACCGGGCGATGGTCAAGACCGAACCGTTCAGTCAGTGGGTGATCCAGGATCGCTTCGTCGGCGAGCGCCCGGATTTCGCCGCGCTCGGTGTCCAGATCACCGATTCGGTCGCACCGTGGGAGGATGCCAAGCTGCGCATGCTTAACGGCGCGCATTCGGGCATCGCCTATCTCGGCGGCCTGGCCGGAATCGAGTTCGTCCACGAGTTCGTCGCGATCCCGGCCGGCCGCGCCTTCGTCGAGGCCTTGTGGAACGAGTCGGCCGAGACCTTGTCGCCACCGCCCGGCCTGGATTTGCCCGCTTATCGCACCGCTTTGATGGGGCGTTTCGCCAATTCGGCGCTCAACCATCGCACCCGCCAGATCGCGATGGACGGATCGCAGAAGCTGCCGCAGCGGCTGCTCGCACCGATCCTGGTGAGGCTCGAACGGGGGCAGCCGGTGGACACGCTGGCGCTCGCCGTTGCCGCCTGGATGCGCTGGCAGGAAGCGCGCGACGATGCGGGCGATACCTACGTCGTCGACGATCCGCTGGCGGCACGCACCGCCGGCTCGGCCAACCTGTCGGCAAGCGATGCGGTCGCCGGACTGCTCGCGATTGACGCCATCTTTCCGCCGGCGCTTGCCGAGCATCCGGGCTTCCGCACCGCGCTCACCAGCGCGCTCGGCGCGCTGCGTGCCAAGGGCGCTCGCGGGACACTTGAGGAGCGCTTCGCATGAAGATTACGCGGCGTCAGACTTTGGCCGGCGCGGCCGCGCTCGGGATTGCACCGCGCCTTATGGCGGCACCGTCCGCGTCGCTCGATGCGATCGGCGCGGCGCATGGTATCCGTTTCGGTACGGCCGTCGGCATGGGGCAATTCCTCGACGCCCGCTATCGCGGGCTGATCGAGAGCGAATGCGGCGTGATCGTGCCGGAGAATGAGCTCAAGATGCACGCCATCCACCCGCATGGGCCGGATGATTTCGATTTCAGAAACGCCGACACGCTGGTCGATTATGCGACGCGGAACGGCCTGAAAATCCGCGGCCACAATCTGATCTGGCACCATCCCGAATGGATGCCGAAGTGGAGCGAGACGTTCGATTACGGGCCAAGGCCGGCCGAGCGCGTCGCTCAGATCCTTACACGGCATGTCGAGACGGTGTGCCGCCGCTACGCCTCGCGCATCTATACGTGGGACGTCGTTAACGAGGCGGTCGACAACAAGACCGGGCTGATGCGCGAGACCGCCTTTTCCAGGGCGATGGGAAGCCCGGAGGCGGTGCTTGACCTCGCCTTCCGCACCGCGCGCGCAACGGTGCCGAACTGCGAGCTGGTCTATAACGATTATATGGACTGGGGCAGCGAGGCGCATCGCGCCGGCGTGCTCCGCCTGCTCAAGGGCTTCCGCGAGCGCGGCGTGCCGGTCGACACGCTTGGCCTGCAGGCGCATCTCAGCGCTAAGCCGGACATAGCGCGCGGCGGCTTCGGGCTCGATCAAGAGAACATCTGGCGCGGCTTCCTCGATGCGGTCACCGCCTTGGGTTACAAGCTCCAGATCACCGAGCTCGATGTCAACGACACCGCGATCCCAGGCGATTTCGGGACGCGCGATGCCGCCGTTGCCGATATCACGCGCGCCTTCCTCGACTGCACCTTGTCCTACAAGCAGGTGAGCGCCGTGATGGTGTGGGGCATGACCGATCGTTATTCCTGGCTGCAGCACAACAAGACCAAGCGCGCGGACCGGCTGCCGCTGCGCTGTTGCCCCTACGACGCCGATTTCAAGCCGCATCCGATGCGCGGCGCCATCGCCCAGGCCTTGGCAGGCGCGCCTATTCGAGCATGAGCGACGATAACGAGAAATAAGGGAGAGCGAGGATGAAGCGGTGGATGATCGCCGGCATAGTGGCGCTGATGCTGGGGCAAGGCGCCCACGCGGCGGCGCCGCAGCATTGGGTCGCCAGCTGGGGCGCGGCGCAGCAGATTCCCGAGACGAATAATCTCCTGCCCCAGGCCGACATCCAGGACGCCACCCTGCGCCAGGTCGTCCGCCTGTCCGTCGGCGGGTCGCGGCTGCGCGTCCGTTTCTCCAACGCCTTCGGGACGCAGGTGCTGACGATCGCTGCCGCCCATATCGCCCGCTCGGCCGACAAGGCGACTCCGCGGATCGTGGCCGGCACCGATCGCGTGCTGACCTTCGATGGTCGTCCCGCCGTCTCAATCCCGCCGGGGGCCGATTATCTGTCCGATCCCGTCGCGCTTGACGCACCCGCTTTGTCGAGCCTGACAGTGTCCTTTCATCTGCCCCAGGCACCCGCCGGCCAGACCGGCCATCCCGGCTCGCGCGCGACCTCTTATTACGTCCATGGTGATCACACCGCCGACGCCGATCTTCCCGCCGCCGGGAAGATCGATCACTGGTATCAGCTTACGGGCGTCGAAGTGGTCGCCCCGCCGGCTGCATCCACTATCGTCGCGTTCGGGGATTCGATCACGGACGGTCATGGCGCCACGACCAATGGTGACGATCGCTGGCCGGACATTCTTGCCGCCCGGCTTCAGGGCGCGTCGGGAACACGCAACATTTCCGTGGTCAACGTCGGGATAGGCGGCAATCATCTGCTGACCGACGGCCTTGGTCCCAACGCGCTTGCGCGGCTCGATCGCGACGTGTTCGCGCGCCCCGGTGCCAAGATCCTGCTCGTGCTGGAGGCGATCAACGACCTCGGCAAGCTCAGTCGGGAGGATGTGCGCGCGCCGGCGCAGCATACCCAGCTCGTTGCCGATCTGATCGCCGCCT
It includes:
- a CDS encoding SGNH/GDSL hydrolase family protein produces the protein MKRWMIAGIVALMLGQGAHAAAPQHWVASWGAAQQIPETNNLLPQADIQDATLRQVVRLSVGGSRLRVRFSNAFGTQVLTIAAAHIARSADKATPRIVAGTDRVLTFDGRPAVSIPPGADYLSDPVALDAPALSSLTVSFHLPQAPAGQTGHPGSRATSYYVHGDHTADADLPAAGKIDHWYQLTGVEVVAPPAASTIVAFGDSITDGHGATTNGDDRWPDILAARLQGASGTRNISVVNVGIGGNHLLTDGLGPNALARLDRDVFARPGAKILLVLEAINDLGKLSREDVRAPAQHTQLVADLIAAYRQMIARAHGQGIKVIGCTVTPYVGSDYYHPDAASEADRVALNQWIRTSGAFDAVVDFDAVIRDPAKPERMVAAYDSGDHLHPSAAGYKAMANAIPMGVLR
- a CDS encoding mannitol dehydrogenase family protein; translation: MRRLDEAALSSLPASVARPLYDRRAVRTGIVHLGLGAFHKAHQAVYYEAALNSGDLRWGVLGASLRSRAVRDQLAPQGNLYTVTAREGADARTQLIGALRGVLVAPEDPTALVSAMAAADTHLVTLTVTEKGYKLDPATGALIRDDPDLAADLASLAAPRTAPGLIVAALAQRRAARLKPFTTVSCDNLPHNGKRLRDAVFALAAHHDRALRDWIETHGAFPETMVDRIVPATEEADIDALDGRIGVADRAMVKTEPFSQWVIQDRFVGERPDFAALGVQITDSVAPWEDAKLRMLNGAHSGIAYLGGLAGIEFVHEFVAIPAGRAFVEALWNESAETLSPPPGLDLPAYRTALMGRFANSALNHRTRQIAMDGSQKLPQRLLAPILVRLERGQPVDTLALAVAAWMRWQEARDDAGDTYVVDDPLAARTAGSANLSASDAVAGLLAIDAIFPPALAEHPGFRTALTSALGALRAKGARGTLEERFA
- a CDS encoding endo-1,4-beta-xylanase; translation: MKITRRQTLAGAAALGIAPRLMAAPSASLDAIGAAHGIRFGTAVGMGQFLDARYRGLIESECGVIVPENELKMHAIHPHGPDDFDFRNADTLVDYATRNGLKIRGHNLIWHHPEWMPKWSETFDYGPRPAERVAQILTRHVETVCRRYASRIYTWDVVNEAVDNKTGLMRETAFSRAMGSPEAVLDLAFRTARATVPNCELVYNDYMDWGSEAHRAGVLRLLKGFRERGVPVDTLGLQAHLSAKPDIARGGFGLDQENIWRGFLDAVTALGYKLQITELDVNDTAIPGDFGTRDAAVADITRAFLDCTLSYKQVSAVMVWGMTDRYSWLQHNKTKRADRLPLRCCPYDADFKPHPMRGAIAQALAGAPIRA
- the uxaC gene encoding glucuronate isomerase; translation: MAKLALHPDRLFPADERTRAIARALYAPIKDLPIVSPHGHTDPSWFATDLPFANPAELLIVPDHYVFRMLYSQGVPLEQLGVPTIDGSPTASDPRAIWKLFADHYYLFRGTPSRAWLDWVFVEVFGLDVRLEPATADLYYDTIDAALKTPAFRPRALYERFNIEIIATTESPLDRLEHHKAIRDSGWKGRVVTAYRPDPVIDPETIGFADNLARFAALAGEDVSTWAGYLRAHENRRAFFREAGATSTDHGHPTAFTADLSPAECEALYARVHAGNASLADAELFRGQMLTEMARMSTEDGMVMQLHPGAYRSHNPRVAARFGRDKGADIPVQTEFVRNLKPLLDRFGNDPRLTLILFTLDEDTYSRELAPLAGHYPVLRLGPPWWFHDSPEGMRRFRERATETGGFYNTVGFNDDTRAFLSIPARHDVARRMDCAFLARLVAEHRLEEDEAHQVAHALAYDLVKAAYKL